One Micromonospora sp. FIMYZ51 genomic window carries:
- a CDS encoding glycosyltransferase produces MIWLSLAVLGVLAVLTGHTVVNAGRWLRRPTGGPVQTTERVAVLLPLRDEAARVTGCLRALLAQRGVPGLRIVVLDDGSTDGTAEVVRAVAAGDPRVTLLTGVAPPPGWLGKPHACWQLATRVEASADALVFVDADVVLAPYAVAAAVTELRAAGATLLSPYPKIVVRTVTDRLVQPLLQWLWLTFLPLRAMERSPRPSLAAAGGQFLVVDRAGYLRAGGHAAVADRVLEDIELARAVKRAGGRIALADGSRLASCRMYDNWPQLRDGYTKSLWASFGHPGNAALVVTLLLLFYTAPPLVAATALLAGAPTLAGLAVGGYLTGVAGRVVSARATGGRAWPDALGHPVSVAILGWLTLRSYHLRKRRRLSWRGRPVD; encoded by the coding sequence ATGATCTGGTTGTCGCTCGCCGTGCTCGGCGTCCTCGCCGTGCTGACCGGGCACACCGTGGTCAACGCCGGTCGGTGGCTGCGCCGGCCGACCGGCGGACCGGTGCAGACCACCGAACGGGTGGCGGTGCTGCTGCCGCTGCGGGACGAGGCCGCCCGGGTCACCGGATGCCTGCGGGCCCTGCTCGCCCAGCGCGGCGTGCCCGGACTGCGGATCGTGGTGCTCGACGACGGCTCGACCGACGGCACCGCCGAGGTGGTCCGCGCGGTGGCCGCCGGTGATCCCCGGGTCACCCTGCTCACCGGCGTCGCCCCACCGCCGGGCTGGCTGGGCAAACCGCACGCCTGCTGGCAGTTGGCCACCCGCGTCGAGGCGTCGGCCGACGCGCTGGTCTTCGTGGACGCCGACGTGGTGCTCGCCCCGTACGCCGTCGCGGCGGCGGTCACCGAGCTGCGCGCCGCCGGAGCGACCCTGCTGTCGCCGTACCCGAAGATCGTGGTGCGGACGGTGACGGACCGGCTGGTGCAGCCGCTGTTGCAGTGGTTGTGGCTTACCTTCCTGCCGCTGCGCGCGATGGAACGCTCGCCGCGACCGTCGCTGGCGGCGGCCGGCGGGCAGTTCCTGGTCGTGGACCGGGCCGGCTACCTGCGGGCCGGCGGGCACGCGGCGGTCGCCGACCGGGTGCTGGAGGACATCGAGCTGGCCCGGGCGGTGAAACGCGCCGGCGGCCGGATCGCCCTCGCCGACGGTTCCCGGCTGGCCTCCTGCCGGATGTACGACAACTGGCCGCAGCTGCGCGACGGCTACACCAAGTCGCTCTGGGCCTCGTTCGGGCACCCGGGCAACGCCGCGCTTGTGGTGACCCTGCTGCTCCTGTTCTACACCGCGCCACCGCTGGTCGCCGCGACCGCGCTGCTGGCCGGCGCGCCGACGCTGGCCGGGCTCGCCGTCGGCGGGTACCTGACGGGGGTGGCCGGGCGGGTGGTCAGTGCCCGGGCGACCGGCGGGCGGGCCTGGCCCGACGCGCTGGGCCACCCCGTGTCGGTCGCGATCCTCGGCTGGCTGACCTTACGGTCGTACCATCTGCGCAAGCGGCGGCGCCTGTCCTGGCGCGGCCGTCCGGTCGACTAG
- the crtI gene encoding phytoene desaturase family protein yields the protein MARIVVVGAGVGGLATAARLAVIGHQVTVLERAEVVGGKLGRHTRTTEAGSFHFDTGPSLLTLPQVFEELFEATGAKLDEYLDLVPLDPIVRHVFPGGGPVLDSCADPVEFTARIGAALGDRAAADWQRLWRRAGRVWRASEHDILRRRVDSPPDLARLAWRLGDLAAIRPGQSLRGLGRAHLSDPRLRMLLDRYATYTGADPRRAPAALVAVPYAELAYGGWYLRGGLGTLADALLSRCLDLGVVLRTGATVTRIDAAGGRVHGVRVAGQHAPIPADVVVANVDALTVYRDLLPDPRRLAGLADRSLAGFVLLLGVRGDSGLAHHNVFFPGDYDAEFDAVFGAPGRGVPARPAADPTVFVTVADDPAVRPTGHEAWFVLVNAARQGTAAGAVDWRRPGLAQAYADRILDVLAERGVDVRDRLLFRDIRTPADLATATGAPGGTIYGTAGGLLRPANRGPAHGLWLVGGSSHPGGGLPMVTLSAQIVADAIGPAW from the coding sequence ATGGCGCGGATCGTGGTCGTCGGCGCCGGGGTGGGCGGGCTCGCCACCGCCGCCCGGCTCGCCGTCATCGGGCACCAGGTGACCGTGCTGGAGCGGGCCGAGGTGGTCGGCGGCAAGTTGGGCCGGCACACCCGCACCACCGAAGCCGGATCGTTCCACTTCGACACCGGCCCCAGCCTGCTCACCCTGCCCCAGGTCTTCGAGGAGCTGTTCGAGGCCACCGGAGCCAAGCTCGACGAGTACCTCGACCTGGTGCCGCTGGACCCGATCGTGCGGCACGTCTTCCCGGGCGGCGGCCCGGTGCTCGACTCCTGCGCCGACCCGGTGGAGTTCACCGCCCGCATCGGCGCGGCCCTCGGCGACCGGGCCGCCGCCGACTGGCAGCGGCTCTGGCGGCGCGCCGGCCGGGTGTGGCGCGCCTCCGAGCACGACATCCTGCGCCGCCGGGTCGACTCGCCGCCGGACCTGGCCCGGCTGGCCTGGCGGCTGGGTGACCTGGCCGCGATCCGGCCCGGGCAGAGCCTGCGCGGGCTGGGCCGCGCCCACCTGTCCGACCCACGGCTGCGGATGCTGCTGGACCGGTACGCCACCTACACCGGCGCCGACCCGCGCCGCGCACCGGCCGCGCTGGTCGCGGTCCCCTACGCCGAGCTGGCCTACGGCGGCTGGTACCTGCGCGGCGGGCTGGGCACCCTCGCCGACGCGCTGCTGTCGCGCTGTCTGGACCTGGGGGTGGTGCTGCGTACCGGCGCCACGGTCACCCGGATCGACGCCGCCGGTGGCCGGGTGCACGGGGTACGCGTCGCCGGGCAGCACGCCCCGATCCCCGCCGACGTGGTGGTGGCAAACGTCGACGCGCTCACCGTCTACCGTGACCTGCTGCCCGACCCGCGCCGGCTGGCCGGGCTCGCCGACCGCAGCCTGGCCGGCTTCGTCCTGCTGCTCGGCGTACGCGGCGACTCGGGGCTGGCCCACCACAACGTCTTCTTCCCGGGCGACTACGACGCCGAGTTCGACGCGGTCTTCGGCGCCCCGGGTCGCGGGGTGCCCGCCCGGCCCGCCGCCGACCCGACGGTCTTCGTCACCGTGGCCGACGACCCGGCGGTCCGCCCGACCGGCCACGAGGCGTGGTTCGTGCTGGTGAACGCCGCCCGCCAGGGCACCGCCGCCGGGGCGGTCGACTGGCGTCGGCCGGGGCTGGCGCAGGCGTACGCCGACCGGATCCTCGACGTGCTGGCCGAGCGTGGCGTGGACGTCCGCGACCGGCTGCTCTTCCGCGACATCCGCACCCCGGCCGACCTGGCCACCGCGACCGGCGCGCCGGGCGGAACCATCTACGGCACGGCCGGTGGCCTGCTCCGCCCGGCCAACCGGGGCCCGGCGCACGGGCTGTGGCTGGTCGGCGGCTCCAGCCACCCGGGCGGCGGCCTGCCGATGGTCACCCTCTCCGCCCAGATCGTCGCCGACGCCATCGGGCCCGCCTGGTAG
- a CDS encoding CDP-alcohol phosphatidyltransferase family protein produces MVGRQLNWNEYATAWARLHGGFDPRAATAVVRGWLRFSYHLGFLLGRLRVGPTAVTVVGVLLCFCVPLFAVRPGDGPFLAAAFVLLASVADSVDGAVAVITGRTTRLGYVYDSLADRLGEAAWLVAFWLVGAPGALVAAAGALSWLHEYVRARAVAAGMREIGAVTVGERPTRVCVAVAGLLLAGLTGLVQLDLAAGTITMATAVWVLLAAFGLGQLLSAVRRALIDAA; encoded by the coding sequence GTGGTGGGCAGACAGCTGAACTGGAACGAGTACGCCACGGCGTGGGCCCGGCTGCACGGCGGCTTTGACCCCCGGGCCGCCACTGCGGTGGTACGCGGATGGCTGCGCTTCTCGTACCACCTCGGTTTCCTGTTGGGGCGGCTGCGGGTCGGCCCGACCGCGGTGACTGTGGTCGGCGTACTGCTCTGCTTCTGCGTACCGCTGTTCGCGGTGCGGCCGGGCGACGGACCGTTCCTGGCGGCGGCGTTCGTGCTGCTCGCCTCGGTGGCCGACAGTGTCGACGGGGCGGTGGCGGTGATCACCGGCCGCACCACCCGACTCGGCTACGTCTACGACTCGCTCGCCGACCGGCTCGGCGAGGCCGCGTGGCTGGTGGCGTTCTGGCTGGTCGGCGCGCCGGGCGCGCTGGTCGCCGCGGCTGGCGCACTGTCCTGGCTGCACGAGTACGTCCGAGCCCGCGCGGTCGCCGCCGGCATGCGGGAGATCGGCGCGGTCACCGTGGGCGAGCGGCCCACCCGGGTCTGCGTGGCCGTGGCCGGGCTGCTGCTGGCCGGCCTGACCGGGCTGGTCCAGCTGGACCTGGCCGCCGGCACCATCACCATGGCCACCGCGGTCTGGGTGCTGCTGGCCGCGTTCGGGCTCGGGCAGTTGCTCTCCGCCGTGCGCCGGGCACTTATCGACGCGGCCTGA
- the metF gene encoding methylenetetrahydrofolate reductase [NAD(P)H] codes for MALGLPSILPNSHPAIGELVRTCQPTFSFEFMPPKTEQGERQLWQAIRELESLRPSFVSITYGAGGSTRDTTVAVTERIATETTLLPLAHLTAVNHSVAELRHVIGRLAGAGVRNVLAVRGDPPGDPTGEWVPHPEGVQYAEDLVRLVRRSGDFSVGVAAFPYRHPRSPDIATDTEHFVRKCRAGAEFAITQMFFDADEYLRLRDRVAAAGCDTPILAGVMPVTRIGTIERSVQLSGAPFPPALAARFERVADDPEAVRRLGIEQTSEMCQRLLDEGVPGIHFITFNRSTATREIWQNLRVGAAT; via the coding sequence GTGGCGCTCGGTCTTCCCTCGATTCTTCCGAATTCGCACCCGGCGATCGGGGAGCTGGTCCGCACCTGCCAGCCGACCTTCTCCTTCGAGTTCATGCCCCCCAAGACCGAGCAGGGGGAGCGGCAGCTCTGGCAGGCCATCCGTGAGCTGGAGTCGCTGCGTCCGTCGTTCGTCTCGATCACCTACGGGGCCGGCGGGTCGACCCGGGACACCACGGTGGCGGTCACCGAGCGGATCGCCACCGAGACCACCCTGTTGCCGTTGGCCCACCTGACCGCGGTCAACCACTCGGTGGCCGAGCTGCGGCACGTGATCGGTCGGCTGGCCGGTGCCGGAGTGCGCAACGTGCTCGCCGTGCGGGGCGATCCGCCCGGCGACCCCACCGGCGAGTGGGTGCCGCATCCCGAGGGCGTGCAGTACGCCGAGGACCTCGTCCGCCTGGTCCGCCGCTCCGGCGACTTCAGTGTCGGCGTGGCCGCCTTCCCGTACCGGCATCCCCGCTCGCCGGACATCGCCACCGACACCGAGCACTTCGTCCGCAAGTGCCGGGCCGGTGCGGAGTTCGCGATCACCCAGATGTTCTTCGACGCCGACGAGTACCTCCGCCTGCGCGACCGGGTCGCCGCCGCCGGCTGCGACACCCCGATCCTGGCCGGGGTGATGCCGGTGACCCGGATCGGCACGATCGAGCGCTCGGTGCAGCTCTCCGGCGCGCCCTTCCCGCCGGCGTTGGCGGCCCGGTTCGAGCGGGTGGCCGATGACCCGGAGGCGGTCCGCCGACTCGGCATCGAGCAGACCAGCGAGATGTGCCAGCGGCTGCTCGACGAGGGGGTTCCGGGCATCCACTTCATCACCTTCAACCGGTCCACCGCGACCCGGGAGATCTGGCAGAACCTCCGGGTGGGCGCCGCGACGTGA
- a CDS encoding polyprenyl synthetase family protein, with protein sequence MTHAAPVSPVDRASLRRRVDQALSDFLADRRAWMTDVDEALVPVAEAIEAFVLGGGKRLRPAFAYWGYRGAGGVDTDPVVTALAALEFVQASALIHDDLMDRSDTRRGEPAIHRRFAARHRAAGWGGDPDGFGDAAAILLGDLCLVWSDELLHSAGLDPRTVARARPDFDEMRTEVTVGQYLDVLTQVTGDTSVERAGKVARYKSAKYTVERPLLLGAALADAPADVRIAYSAYGLPLGEAFQLRDDVLGVFGDPAQTGKPAGDDLREGKRTYLVAAAMEATDEAGRALLRAGLGDADLAPAGVDRLRELITTSGALARTEQLIVTLTDTALAALTTVDLDTEARQALVDLAIAATRRAD encoded by the coding sequence GTGACCCACGCTGCTCCCGTCTCCCCGGTCGACCGCGCCAGCCTGCGGCGACGGGTCGACCAGGCCCTGTCCGACTTCCTCGCCGATCGCCGCGCCTGGATGACCGATGTCGATGAGGCTCTGGTGCCGGTCGCCGAGGCGATCGAGGCGTTCGTGCTCGGTGGTGGGAAGCGATTGCGGCCGGCCTTCGCCTACTGGGGCTACCGGGGTGCCGGCGGGGTGGACACCGACCCGGTGGTGACCGCCCTTGCCGCGCTGGAGTTCGTCCAGGCCAGCGCGCTCATCCACGACGACCTGATGGACCGGTCGGACACCCGCCGGGGCGAGCCGGCGATACATCGCCGGTTCGCCGCCCGGCACCGGGCGGCCGGTTGGGGTGGCGACCCGGACGGCTTCGGTGACGCGGCGGCGATCCTGCTGGGCGACCTGTGCCTGGTCTGGTCCGACGAACTGCTGCACTCGGCCGGGCTCGACCCCCGGACGGTGGCCCGCGCCCGGCCGGACTTCGACGAGATGCGTACCGAGGTCACCGTCGGGCAGTACCTCGACGTGCTGACCCAGGTCACCGGGGACACCTCGGTGGAGCGGGCCGGAAAGGTCGCCCGGTACAAGTCGGCGAAGTACACCGTCGAGCGACCGCTGCTGCTCGGCGCGGCGCTCGCCGACGCCCCCGCCGACGTCCGCATCGCCTACTCCGCGTACGGCCTGCCGCTGGGTGAGGCGTTCCAGTTGCGCGACGACGTGCTGGGGGTCTTCGGTGACCCGGCGCAGACGGGCAAGCCGGCCGGCGACGACCTGCGTGAGGGTAAGCGGACCTACCTGGTGGCGGCGGCGATGGAGGCGACCGACGAGGCCGGCCGGGCACTGCTGCGCGCCGGTCTGGGCGACGCGGACCTGGCCCCGGCCGGAGTGGACCGGCTACGGGAACTGATCACCACCAGCGGCGCGCTGGCCCGTACGGAGCAGCTGATCGTCACGCTTACCGATACCGCGCTCGCCGCGCTGACCACGGTCGACCTGGACACCGAAGCCCGGCAGGCGCTTGTCGACCTGGCCATCGCCGCCACCCGCCGGGCCGACTGA
- a CDS encoding Rv2175c family DNA-binding protein yields MTDSLPAESAAPEPGPTDWLTLPDVAERLDVTISKVHQMIRDRELIAVRRDGVRRVPADLVANRTVGKHLPGVLTLLTDAGYDDEAALRWLYQPDDSLPGRTPAAALGSDQAREVKRRAQALGF; encoded by the coding sequence GTGACCGACTCCCTGCCCGCCGAGAGCGCCGCGCCCGAGCCCGGCCCCACCGACTGGTTGACCCTGCCGGACGTCGCCGAACGGCTCGACGTGACGATCAGCAAGGTGCACCAGATGATCCGGGACCGGGAACTGATCGCGGTGCGTCGCGACGGCGTTCGCCGCGTCCCGGCCGACCTGGTGGCCAACCGCACCGTGGGCAAGCACCTGCCCGGCGTGCTCACCCTGCTGACGGATGCCGGCTACGACGACGAGGCGGCGCTGCGCTGGCTCTACCAGCCGGACGACAGCCTGCCCGGCCGTACCCCCGCCGCCGCCCTCGGCAGCGACCAGGCCCGCGAGGTCAAGCGGCGCGCCCAGGCGCTCGGTTTCTGA
- the pknB gene encoding Stk1 family PASTA domain-containing Ser/Thr kinase, whose translation MDTQVADTLPGSLIDGRYRIRGRVARGGMATVYTATDERLERTVAIKIIHATQDPPGRTGPAGFVDRFADEAKTIARLTHPNVVAVYDQGTHAGMPYLVMEYVRGRTLREVLTERRRLNPDEALAIAEQMLAAIAAAHRAGLVHRDVKPENVLVAEAPSGGPANLVDGVVKVTDFGLARAVEASTDHDSGNQLMATVAYVAPELVTEGRADARTDVYAAGIVLFEMLTGRVPYDGDRPIDIAWQHVDRDVPAPSMLVPGLPRVLDELVARATRRDPAGRPADAGTLLAEVQLARENLAGSHSQTTMLPSLPGGPAVAEPTMVVAAVRPPERPSWARLPDGGAPTRGRRRAAPDRGGEANLGARLAALRDRLLGESGNNRFAVAAVVVVLGLVAALGGWWYGVGRYTETPELVSLTKAQAEAAARQGGFTLRYTDPRHDEQVPRDGVVAQDPASAARIVRGGTITLTLSLGPERFPMPDVVGKEFDLAEADLVSAQLTVVKGTARYDDSLPEGVVVATKPEAGKEVKPGDEITVILSKGRAPITVPNLVGKNLNEARDQIAQLGLVLVEPTYKQSDKPRDEVLGQSPADGSGVEKGAQVRLEVSEGPPLVTVPRVVDLPCQQAKQALESQGFQVTVQFNPNAVARFQNPPENAQVAPGSAVTVGCF comes from the coding sequence ATGGACACACAGGTCGCCGACACGTTGCCAGGCTCGCTGATCGACGGGCGCTACCGCATCCGCGGTCGCGTGGCCCGTGGTGGCATGGCGACCGTGTACACCGCCACCGACGAGCGGCTCGAACGCACCGTGGCGATCAAGATCATTCACGCCACCCAGGACCCGCCGGGTCGCACCGGGCCGGCGGGTTTCGTCGACCGGTTCGCCGACGAGGCCAAGACCATCGCCCGACTCACCCACCCCAACGTGGTGGCGGTCTACGACCAGGGTACCCACGCCGGAATGCCGTACCTGGTGATGGAGTACGTACGCGGGCGCACGCTGCGCGAGGTGCTCACCGAACGACGCCGGCTCAACCCGGACGAGGCGCTCGCGATCGCCGAGCAGATGCTCGCCGCAATCGCCGCCGCCCACCGGGCCGGGCTGGTGCACCGCGACGTCAAGCCGGAGAACGTGCTCGTCGCCGAGGCGCCCAGCGGTGGCCCGGCCAACCTCGTCGACGGCGTGGTCAAGGTCACCGACTTCGGGCTGGCCCGTGCCGTCGAGGCGAGCACCGACCACGACAGCGGCAACCAACTGATGGCCACGGTGGCGTACGTCGCCCCCGAACTGGTCACCGAGGGCCGTGCCGACGCCCGCACGGACGTCTACGCGGCGGGCATCGTGCTGTTCGAGATGCTCACCGGCCGGGTGCCGTACGACGGCGACCGGCCGATCGACATCGCCTGGCAGCACGTCGACCGGGACGTCCCCGCGCCGTCGATGCTGGTACCCGGCCTGCCCCGGGTGCTCGACGAACTGGTCGCCCGGGCCACCCGGCGGGATCCGGCGGGCCGCCCCGCCGACGCCGGCACCCTGCTCGCCGAGGTGCAGCTGGCCCGGGAGAACCTGGCCGGCTCGCACAGCCAGACCACCATGCTGCCCTCCCTGCCCGGCGGGCCGGCGGTCGCCGAACCGACGATGGTGGTGGCCGCGGTCCGCCCACCCGAGCGGCCGTCCTGGGCCCGGTTGCCCGACGGCGGCGCGCCCACCCGGGGCCGACGCCGGGCGGCCCCGGACCGCGGCGGCGAGGCGAACCTGGGTGCCCGGCTGGCGGCCCTGCGGGACCGGCTGCTTGGCGAATCAGGAAACAACCGCTTCGCGGTCGCCGCCGTCGTGGTGGTGCTCGGTCTGGTGGCCGCGCTCGGCGGCTGGTGGTACGGCGTGGGCCGCTACACCGAGACGCCGGAGCTGGTCAGCCTGACCAAGGCCCAGGCGGAAGCGGCGGCCCGGCAGGGCGGCTTCACCCTGCGCTACACCGACCCCCGCCACGACGAGCAGGTCCCGCGCGACGGCGTGGTGGCACAGGACCCGGCCTCCGCCGCCCGGATCGTCCGGGGCGGCACCATCACCCTGACCCTGTCGCTCGGCCCGGAGCGGTTCCCGATGCCCGACGTGGTGGGCAAGGAGTTCGACCTGGCCGAGGCGGATCTGGTCAGCGCCCAGCTGACGGTCGTCAAGGGCACCGCCCGCTACGACGACAGTCTGCCCGAGGGAGTGGTGGTGGCCACCAAACCGGAGGCGGGCAAGGAGGTCAAGCCGGGCGACGAGATCACCGTCATCCTCAGCAAGGGCCGAGCTCCGATCACCGTGCCGAACCTGGTCGGCAAGAACCTCAACGAGGCCCGCGACCAGATCGCGCAACTCGGTCTGGTGCTGGTCGAGCCGACCTACAAGCAGTCCGACAAGCCGCGCGACGAGGTGCTCGGGCAGAGCCCGGCCGACGGCAGCGGAGTGGAAAAGGGCGCCCAGGTCCGGCTGGAGGTCAGCGAGGGACCGCCCCTGGTGACCGTGCCCCGGGTCGTCGACCTGCCCTGCCAGCAGGCCAAGCAGGCGCTGGAGAGTCAGGGCTTCCAGGTGACGGTGCAGTTCAACCCGAACGCGGTCGCCCGGTTCCAGAACCCGCCCGAGAACGCCCAGGTTGCTCCGGGCAGCGCGGTCACCGTCGGGTGCTTCTGA
- a CDS encoding deoxyribonuclease IV, with the protein MTGTDPGHRPVGSHTPTSGGLAKAALPYLDAAGSEVAQVYVGNSRGWATPTGNPAQDALFRQGCAERGVAVYIHASLLVNLGSPTAATVERSVQTLTHALRRGTEIGARGVVFHAGSAVDAGHTEAAMRQVRESLLPLLDSAAATGGPMLLVEPSAGGGRSLACRVEQLGPYLDAVDRHPWLGVCFDTCHAWAAGHDLAAEGGMTETLDTLVATVGADRLRLVHANDSKDLCGSTRDRHENIGKGTIGEPAFAELMRHPATAGVPILVETPTERHEGHAADITTLRRLTP; encoded by the coding sequence ATGACCGGCACCGATCCCGGTCACCGGCCGGTCGGCTCGCACACGCCCACCTCGGGCGGGCTGGCGAAGGCGGCGCTGCCGTACCTCGACGCGGCCGGCTCCGAGGTGGCCCAGGTCTACGTCGGCAACTCCCGGGGATGGGCGACGCCAACCGGCAACCCGGCCCAGGACGCGCTGTTCCGCCAGGGCTGCGCCGAGCGGGGCGTGGCGGTCTACATTCACGCATCGCTGCTGGTCAACCTGGGCTCCCCGACCGCCGCGACGGTCGAGCGGTCGGTGCAGACGCTTACCCACGCGCTGCGCCGCGGCACCGAGATCGGGGCCCGCGGGGTGGTCTTCCACGCCGGCAGCGCGGTGGACGCCGGGCACACCGAGGCGGCGATGCGGCAGGTACGCGAGTCCCTGCTGCCGCTGCTGGACTCGGCCGCCGCCACCGGTGGGCCGATGCTGCTGGTCGAGCCGAGCGCAGGTGGTGGCCGGTCACTGGCCTGCCGGGTGGAGCAGTTGGGGCCGTACCTCGACGCGGTGGATCGGCACCCCTGGCTCGGCGTCTGCTTCGACACCTGCCACGCCTGGGCGGCCGGGCACGACCTGGCCGCCGAGGGCGGCATGACCGAGACGCTGGACACCCTGGTGGCCACCGTCGGCGCGGACCGGCTCCGGCTGGTGCACGCCAACGACTCGAAGGACCTGTGCGGTTCCACCCGCGACCGGCACGAGAACATCGGCAAGGGCACCATCGGTGAGCCGGCCTTCGCCGAACTGATGCGCCATCCCGCCACGGCCGGCGTACCGATCCTGGTGGAAACCCCCACCGAGCGCCACGAGGGCCACGCGGCCGACATCACCACCCTCCGCCGCCTAACCCCCTAA
- a CDS encoding GntG family PLP-dependent aldolase, whose product MIVDLRSDTLTRPTAGMREAMATAEVGDDVYGEDPTVNALEREVAALFGHAAALFCPTGSMANQIALQLLVPPGAELLCDADAHVVTYEMGAAAAYGAITSRTWPSVGADIDPDVVAGMIRPDGYWAVPTRAIAVEQTHNRGGGGVIPFDTLRELRRVADAAQLALHCDGARIWHAHVADGVPLADYGALFDTLSVCLSKGLGAPVGSLVVGAADQIERGRVIRKRMGGGMRQAGILAAAGRYALAHHVERLAEDHAKAARLAEAIAPYGLLAAPVRTNLVPLDLTKAPMDAPALAAAARAEGVLISVLGPRTARLVTHLDVTDAAVDHAAATLTTILRT is encoded by the coding sequence ATGATTGTCGACCTGCGCTCGGACACGCTGACCCGGCCCACCGCCGGGATGCGGGAGGCGATGGCCACCGCCGAGGTCGGCGACGACGTCTACGGCGAGGACCCGACGGTCAACGCCCTGGAGCGCGAGGTCGCCGCGCTGTTCGGGCACGCGGCGGCGCTGTTCTGCCCGACCGGGTCGATGGCCAACCAGATCGCCCTGCAACTGCTGGTGCCGCCCGGTGCGGAACTGCTCTGCGACGCCGACGCGCACGTGGTCACGTACGAGATGGGTGCAGCCGCCGCGTACGGTGCGATCACCTCGCGGACCTGGCCCTCGGTCGGCGCGGACATCGACCCCGATGTGGTCGCCGGCATGATCCGGCCCGACGGCTACTGGGCGGTGCCCACCCGGGCGATCGCGGTGGAGCAGACCCACAACCGGGGTGGGGGCGGGGTGATTCCCTTCGACACGCTGCGCGAGCTGCGCCGGGTCGCAGACGCCGCACAGCTGGCGCTGCACTGCGACGGTGCCCGCATCTGGCACGCGCACGTCGCCGACGGGGTGCCGCTGGCCGACTACGGCGCGCTTTTCGACACCCTCTCGGTCTGCCTCTCCAAGGGGCTCGGCGCGCCGGTCGGTTCGCTTGTCGTGGGTGCCGCCGACCAGATCGAGCGGGGACGGGTGATCCGCAAGCGGATGGGTGGCGGCATGCGCCAGGCCGGCATCCTGGCCGCCGCCGGGCGGTACGCCCTGGCCCACCACGTGGAGCGGCTCGCCGAGGACCACGCGAAGGCGGCCCGGCTGGCCGAGGCGATCGCCCCGTACGGGCTGCTGGCCGCCCCGGTCCGCACCAACCTGGTGCCGCTGGACCTGACCAAGGCACCGATGGACGCGCCTGCCCTGGCCGCCGCCGCCCGCGCCGAGGGAGTGCTCATCTCGGTGCTCGGTCCCCGTACCGCCCGCCTGGTCACCCACCTCGACGTGACCGACGCGGCAGTCGACCATGCCGCCGCCACCCTAACCACCATCCTCCGCACCTAA